Proteins found in one Oceaniferula flava genomic segment:
- the mfd gene encoding transcription-repair coupling factor — MHRLEDFVRGAGPPSFAPVDNAALSFIAALCSRALADAESGSRVWLTHANPRVRDRIAVELDLWNIRPLLLPDLPESEDDQLSIPPETIAERLDVMNVLSSAPVGNKSQVVILSPDALDAPSPSPETLRESAQAIHLGDDLDPDLLEKRLLDHGYERVTQVHAHGQVARRGGIMDLFSWHAAAPLRMEFFDTEIDSLREFDIDTQVSTRKVKTAEITIAEPEQTATVRDYIRPNDRWLAAGDEETPADAHAYIRQAGDSESICPGTPLGVFDAGDFILNETRRHRFFQQIADWRQDHWQIFLTFANQGERSRFEELVDQDFFTSGAITPLAGDLVQGFTVPAAKLAFLSSAELFGRYQTPQTRKRASRIDHQRRARQQTALEDISKGDLVVHTEYGVGRFQGIDRDEDGHEEIHIRYRDGAILSVPLDHSHLLSKYVGLGGKDPELNRLGTAAWTKAKHSAEKSILDYAAKLLQMQAERNTQPGYCHPPDSRWMWEFENSFHHTITAGQRDAIEDMKADMESPKPMDRLICGDVGFGKTEVAIRAAFKAVTGGKQAAVLVPTTVLAEQHWRTFRERMSDYPVRIELLNRFRSTREVKETLKGLADGSVDIVIGTHRLISKDVNYKDLGVAIVDEEQRFGVKHKERFKEMFRNIDVLTLSATPIPRTLYLSLMGARDMSTIDTPLPGKVPINTSIHGYDQRIIRDAIRRELKRGGQVFFLHNRVQSIDVVQAGLKKLVPEASIVVGHGQMEKDELEVVMRSFVSGEADILLATTIIESGIDIPNANTIIIDRADRFGLADLYQLRGRVGRAGGQAYAVLLLPSDLIQGDARKRINAIQQYTALGSGFKIAMRDLEIRGAGNLLGTKQSGHIAAVGFDLYCQLLRQSIDRLRDGKITERVDVTFRADFICFSEAEYIQASGDETGDDRIGNLPAYLPASYMPEARLRISAYKELAELVTQKELKNLKTRWIDRFGRPPESTANLLTATAVKLAAAAAGISTVEIREQRLMLTRNGEYIFLTGKRFPRLKSITPEEKLAETLEMLRSI, encoded by the coding sequence GTGCATCGGCTGGAGGATTTTGTACGTGGGGCCGGGCCCCCGAGCTTTGCTCCGGTCGATAACGCCGCCCTTTCCTTCATCGCCGCGCTCTGCAGCAGGGCACTCGCGGATGCCGAATCCGGCAGTCGGGTCTGGCTCACTCATGCGAACCCACGGGTCCGAGACCGTATCGCAGTGGAGCTGGACCTATGGAACATTCGCCCGCTGCTGCTCCCGGATCTGCCGGAATCCGAGGACGACCAACTTTCCATCCCACCGGAAACCATCGCCGAGCGGCTGGACGTGATGAATGTGCTCAGCTCAGCCCCCGTGGGAAACAAAAGCCAGGTGGTCATCCTTTCACCCGACGCGCTGGACGCCCCATCTCCGTCGCCAGAAACGCTGCGGGAATCGGCGCAGGCGATCCACCTAGGTGACGACCTCGATCCAGACTTGTTAGAAAAACGTCTACTCGACCACGGCTACGAGCGGGTCACCCAGGTGCATGCCCACGGTCAGGTCGCTCGGCGCGGCGGCATCATGGATCTGTTCTCCTGGCACGCGGCCGCACCGCTGCGGATGGAATTTTTCGATACCGAAATTGATTCCCTGCGCGAGTTTGACATCGATACCCAGGTCTCCACCCGCAAGGTCAAGACCGCTGAAATCACCATTGCCGAGCCGGAACAGACCGCGACGGTGCGCGACTACATTCGGCCCAACGACCGCTGGCTCGCCGCAGGCGATGAGGAGACGCCAGCTGACGCCCACGCTTACATCCGGCAAGCGGGCGACAGCGAATCGATCTGCCCGGGCACTCCCCTCGGTGTGTTCGATGCCGGAGATTTCATCCTCAACGAAACCAGACGACATCGCTTTTTCCAACAAATTGCCGACTGGCGCCAGGACCACTGGCAGATTTTCCTCACCTTTGCCAACCAAGGTGAACGCAGTCGTTTTGAGGAATTGGTCGATCAAGATTTCTTCACCTCCGGGGCTATCACCCCACTCGCCGGTGATCTGGTTCAGGGATTCACCGTGCCGGCAGCCAAGCTGGCTTTTCTCTCCTCGGCGGAATTGTTCGGTCGCTACCAGACGCCGCAGACGCGAAAGCGCGCATCACGGATCGATCACCAACGCCGCGCCAGACAGCAAACCGCGCTGGAAGACATCAGCAAGGGCGATCTGGTGGTGCACACCGAGTATGGCGTCGGGAGATTTCAAGGCATCGATCGCGATGAGGACGGCCACGAGGAAATCCACATCCGTTACCGCGATGGCGCCATTCTCAGCGTTCCGTTAGACCACTCGCATCTGCTTTCAAAATACGTCGGCCTCGGCGGCAAGGATCCGGAGTTGAATCGTCTGGGCACCGCCGCCTGGACCAAGGCGAAGCATTCTGCGGAGAAATCCATCCTCGATTACGCCGCGAAACTTCTGCAGATGCAGGCCGAGCGCAATACCCAGCCAGGTTACTGCCACCCGCCAGACAGCCGCTGGATGTGGGAGTTTGAGAACTCATTCCACCACACCATCACCGCCGGCCAGCGCGATGCCATTGAGGACATGAAGGCCGATATGGAATCGCCCAAGCCGATGGACCGCCTGATCTGTGGCGACGTCGGCTTTGGCAAAACCGAGGTCGCGATCCGCGCGGCGTTCAAAGCGGTGACCGGTGGCAAACAGGCCGCCGTCCTGGTGCCCACCACCGTGCTCGCCGAGCAGCACTGGCGCACCTTCCGCGAGCGCATGAGCGACTACCCGGTCCGCATCGAGCTGCTCAACCGCTTCCGCAGCACCCGTGAGGTGAAGGAAACGTTAAAAGGTCTGGCCGACGGCAGCGTCGACATCGTCATCGGCACCCACCGGCTGATTTCCAAGGATGTGAACTACAAGGATCTCGGCGTGGCCATCGTCGATGAAGAACAACGCTTCGGCGTCAAACACAAGGAGCGCTTCAAGGAAATGTTCCGCAACATCGACGTCCTCACGCTCTCCGCCACCCCCATTCCACGCACCCTCTACCTCTCACTGATGGGCGCGCGTGATATGTCGACCATCGACACCCCGCTGCCCGGTAAGGTGCCTATCAATACCTCCATCCACGGCTACGACCAGCGCATCATCCGCGATGCCATCCGCCGCGAACTCAAGCGCGGCGGGCAGGTGTTCTTTTTGCACAATCGGGTGCAGAGCATCGATGTGGTGCAGGCCGGGTTGAAAAAGCTCGTGCCGGAAGCCTCCATCGTCGTTGGCCACGGCCAGATGGAAAAGGACGAGCTGGAAGTGGTCATGCGCAGCTTCGTTTCCGGCGAGGCGGACATCTTGTTAGCCACCACCATCATCGAGAGCGGCATCGATATCCCCAACGCCAATACCATCATCATCGATCGAGCCGATCGCTTTGGCCTCGCCGATCTCTATCAGCTTCGTGGTCGGGTCGGTCGTGCCGGAGGTCAGGCCTATGCCGTCTTGCTCCTCCCCTCGGATCTCATCCAGGGCGACGCCCGCAAACGCATCAACGCCATCCAGCAATACACCGCCCTGGGCTCGGGATTTAAGATTGCCATGCGCGATCTGGAAATCCGGGGAGCTGGCAATTTGCTCGGCACCAAACAGTCCGGCCACATCGCCGCCGTCGGCTTCGATTTGTATTGTCAGCTGCTTCGGCAGTCGATCGATCGCTTACGTGACGGAAAAATCACCGAGCGTGTGGACGTCACATTTCGGGCGGATTTCATCTGTTTCAGCGAAGCCGAATACATCCAGGCGTCCGGCGACGAGACGGGCGACGATCGTATTGGCAACCTCCCCGCCTACCTTCCCGCGAGCTACATGCCGGAAGCGAGGTTGCGAATTTCCGCCTACAAAGAGCTCGCGGAATTGGTCACTCAGAAGGAGCTGAAAAATCTGAAAACCCGCTGGATCGACCGATTTGGAAGGCCTCCGGAGTCCACCGCCAATCTGCTCACCGCCACCGCCGTGA
- a CDS encoding N-acetylmuramoyl-L-alanine amidase: MLGIIWGLAACSSSPDYTSGDRSAAGSDYAATASSGHGLAASAPRKSSSSLYREVNVKKSFIPKGKHARKYRRRLNPKYITIHSTQNYSSSADAWRHSLALNNGKLRASKRKGGNRIGYLTWHYTVDQYRAVQHLPCNEQGEHADFDGPGNNYSLAIEMCENRGNSRAATIERTAKLSAWLMKEYDIPLRNVVPHYHWERKGLSKPHKNCPHFLLDNGRPGAKWQWFLAKVNKYYKSITSGSPTLVSTTTVNTRPIPVITQAQPRVLQSTPRPTVRKTTTTRSKPKPKVRYHTVRRGDTLYSLSRKYGTSVTAIQKANGMKSTLLINGKRLRIP, translated from the coding sequence ATGTTAGGAATTATTTGGGGCTTGGCCGCCTGTTCCTCATCACCGGATTATACCAGTGGTGACCGCTCGGCTGCCGGCTCGGATTACGCCGCCACAGCGTCCAGTGGTCACGGTCTCGCCGCATCTGCGCCGCGTAAAAGTTCCTCGTCGCTTTATCGTGAAGTGAATGTCAAAAAGTCGTTCATCCCCAAAGGGAAGCACGCGCGGAAATACCGCCGCCGATTGAATCCTAAATACATCACCATCCACAGCACTCAGAATTACTCGTCCAGTGCCGATGCCTGGCGTCACTCACTTGCGCTGAACAATGGCAAGCTCCGCGCGTCCAAGCGCAAGGGGGGAAACCGGATCGGCTATCTCACATGGCACTATACCGTCGATCAATACCGCGCTGTGCAGCACCTTCCATGCAATGAGCAAGGGGAGCATGCCGACTTCGATGGCCCGGGGAACAACTACAGTCTCGCCATTGAGATGTGTGAAAACAGAGGCAACAGCCGCGCAGCCACCATCGAACGCACTGCCAAGCTCTCGGCCTGGTTGATGAAGGAGTATGACATTCCTCTGCGCAATGTCGTGCCGCATTACCACTGGGAACGCAAGGGACTGAGCAAACCTCATAAAAACTGCCCGCATTTCTTGTTAGATAATGGTCGCCCAGGGGCTAAATGGCAATGGTTCTTGGCGAAGGTAAACAAGTATTACAAATCCATCACCAGCGGTAGCCCAACGCTGGTCAGCACCACTACGGTGAATACGCGACCGATTCCTGTCATCACCCAAGCCCAGCCGAGGGTGCTTCAGTCCACTCCTCGTCCAACGGTTCGCAAAACGACGACGACTCGATCAAAGCCGAAACCCAAAGTGCGTTATCACACCGTTCGCCGTGGCGACACGCTTTATTCACTTTCACGCAAGTATGGCACCAGCGTGACGGCTATTCAAAAAGCCAATGGCATGAAAAGCACGCTGCTGATCAATGGCAAGCGACTGCGTATTCCTTAA
- a CDS encoding YkgJ family cysteine cluster protein, which yields MEVYPDTWFQCDRCTACCKWPGDVKVDDDEVEKIASFVGMETQDFIDQYTRLRTNRTGLSLIEKENHECIMLENGGCRINPVKPEQCRGFPNKWNFPGWQKVCHAKAIPMQKAKEMGLVQ from the coding sequence ATGGAAGTGTATCCAGATACGTGGTTTCAATGTGACCGCTGCACGGCCTGCTGTAAATGGCCTGGTGATGTTAAAGTGGACGATGATGAGGTCGAGAAGATCGCCTCATTTGTTGGCATGGAGACTCAGGACTTTATCGATCAATACACCCGTCTGCGCACGAATCGCACCGGGCTCTCATTGATTGAAAAAGAGAATCATGAGTGTATCATGTTAGAAAATGGGGGTTGCCGGATCAATCCGGTGAAGCCTGAACAGTGCCGTGGTTTTCCTAACAAATGGAATTTCCCCGGATGGCAGAAAGTTTGCCATGCGAAAGCAATCCCTATGCAGAAAGCGAAGGAAATGGGGCTCGTCCAGTAA
- the glnD gene encoding [protein-PII] uridylyltransferase has translation MPLTELKERAQQELKAIVNGQLTRTESAGVVMQFIKKEEGLIKKRHDAGGSGVEIAQARADLLDIILDVMFQTAIGRHEGEAPVMTLVAQGGFGRRHLNPSSDLDLLFLLPRSANKVTKALSTIIEEILYILWDAGFKVGHASRSIAECIGEARKDQQNKTALMDARYIAGDKELFADFEQRFEKECVQKGQEAFFDLRREDLRRRHSKYSYTVFLQEPHVKESCGGLRDYQNVLWVARVKRGFTSIEELANAKIITASTCRQLNEGYDFLHRVRNELHYESGRGTDILTLRLQGVVATNFKYPQKTILRRCEAFMRDYYRHTRAIFRHSTSLMEYFEIEHENQSSGGLLGKIPFATKKDKTEKFDGFYSRNGRIFLEQKDVLSEEPNRLMRLFQHCQIRSLELSPQARKYIHRESKKIDRAFRYSVDNRETFRAILERKGEVGRILRLMHRTKVLDNYMPEFGAMDCLVQHEFFHRYTADEHTLRCVDQLDSLVGQPEDADPGRKLYRRLLHEIQDPYALYLAILLHDSGRAENVREHIDGSTMLADRVCRRLQVRGGRRAMIMFLVDHHLTFWRFATSRNLEDLSVIEEFAGLMKNKRNLDALLLFTWADSNGTNDEAWSPWKETLMLQLYHATRLWLKKGKEHFKTVMDDNKVELLETCRKKLPKSFHEQMTKHFEQMPSAYFRFRDARNIASHIRSIQKFLSRDARSNGGFECDLSWIDRDNRSLTELVVTAWNRPLFCEKMCCALANANINIIAADVYTRMDGVVCDLFQICTPEMGPVSNERSRQKVIETFRALNKDPDPHKDYQAAKYLKPKTNLLHDDKSEGGIPFPTRVYVNNEISPTCTAIEIQALDRIGLLHDLFLAVGELGLATVHARICTEKGAAMDTLYVTWPDGSKIEEEEKQIEIETSLTALVG, from the coding sequence GTGCCCCTAACAGAACTCAAAGAACGCGCCCAGCAAGAACTCAAAGCCATCGTCAACGGACAGTTGACCCGCACTGAAAGTGCTGGGGTGGTCATGCAGTTCATCAAAAAAGAAGAGGGCCTGATCAAAAAACGCCACGATGCAGGTGGCAGCGGTGTCGAGATTGCCCAAGCTCGCGCTGACTTGTTAGACATCATTCTGGATGTGATGTTCCAGACAGCCATTGGCAGACACGAGGGCGAGGCACCGGTGATGACTCTGGTGGCTCAAGGTGGTTTTGGGCGCAGACACCTGAACCCGAGCTCCGATTTGGACCTCCTTTTCCTGCTGCCTCGTTCGGCCAACAAGGTCACCAAGGCGCTCTCCACCATCATCGAGGAAATCCTCTACATCCTCTGGGACGCCGGCTTCAAGGTGGGGCACGCGTCGCGCTCCATCGCCGAATGCATCGGCGAAGCACGCAAGGACCAACAAAACAAAACCGCCCTGATGGACGCCCGTTACATCGCGGGGGACAAGGAGCTCTTTGCCGATTTCGAACAGCGCTTTGAAAAGGAATGTGTGCAGAAAGGTCAGGAGGCCTTTTTCGATCTCCGCCGTGAAGACCTGCGCCGCCGGCACAGCAAGTATTCCTACACCGTCTTCCTGCAAGAACCTCATGTGAAGGAAAGCTGCGGTGGCCTCCGCGACTACCAGAATGTGCTCTGGGTGGCTCGGGTCAAACGTGGCTTCACTTCCATCGAGGAACTTGCCAACGCCAAGATCATCACTGCCAGCACCTGCCGCCAGCTCAACGAGGGATACGATTTCCTCCACCGCGTTCGTAATGAACTGCACTACGAAAGTGGCCGTGGCACCGACATCTTGACCCTGCGACTCCAGGGAGTGGTCGCTACCAATTTTAAATACCCGCAGAAAACCATCCTGCGCCGCTGCGAGGCATTCATGCGCGATTACTACCGCCACACCCGCGCCATTTTCCGCCACAGCACCTCGCTGATGGAATACTTTGAAATCGAACATGAAAACCAAAGCAGTGGTGGATTGTTAGGGAAAATCCCCTTTGCCACCAAAAAGGATAAAACCGAAAAGTTCGATGGCTTCTACTCGCGCAACGGCCGAATTTTCTTGGAGCAGAAAGACGTGCTCAGCGAGGAACCAAACCGTCTGATGCGGCTGTTCCAGCACTGCCAGATCCGCTCGCTCGAGCTCAGCCCGCAGGCGCGCAAATACATTCACCGCGAGAGCAAGAAAATCGACCGAGCTTTCCGCTACAGCGTGGATAATCGCGAGACCTTCCGCGCGATCCTTGAACGCAAAGGTGAGGTCGGCCGCATCCTGCGTCTGATGCACCGCACCAAGGTGTTAGACAACTACATGCCCGAGTTTGGTGCCATGGACTGCCTGGTGCAGCACGAGTTCTTCCACCGCTACACAGCGGACGAGCACACCCTGCGCTGCGTGGACCAGCTAGACAGCTTGGTCGGTCAACCGGAGGACGCCGACCCTGGTCGCAAACTCTACCGCCGATTGCTCCACGAGATCCAGGACCCCTACGCACTCTATCTCGCCATTCTGCTGCACGACTCGGGTCGCGCCGAAAATGTCCGCGAACACATCGACGGATCGACCATGCTTGCCGACCGAGTTTGCCGTCGCCTCCAAGTGCGTGGTGGCCGCCGTGCGATGATCATGTTTTTGGTCGATCACCATCTGACCTTTTGGCGCTTTGCCACCAGCCGCAACCTCGAGGACTTGTCCGTCATTGAGGAGTTTGCCGGGCTGATGAAAAACAAACGCAACCTGGACGCCCTGCTGCTATTTACCTGGGCCGATTCCAATGGCACTAACGACGAAGCCTGGTCGCCGTGGAAGGAAACCCTGATGCTCCAGCTCTATCACGCCACTCGCCTGTGGCTCAAGAAAGGCAAGGAGCACTTCAAGACAGTGATGGATGATAACAAGGTGGAGCTGTTGGAAACCTGCCGCAAAAAGCTCCCCAAATCATTCCACGAGCAGATGACCAAGCATTTCGAGCAAATGCCATCGGCCTACTTCCGCTTCCGCGATGCCCGTAACATCGCCAGCCACATCCGCTCGATCCAGAAGTTCCTCTCACGCGATGCTCGCTCGAACGGCGGCTTTGAGTGCGACCTCAGCTGGATCGATCGCGACAACCGCTCACTCACCGAGCTGGTGGTGACCGCGTGGAACCGACCACTTTTCTGCGAGAAAATGTGCTGCGCCCTGGCCAACGCCAACATCAACATCATCGCCGCCGATGTCTACACCCGCATGGATGGCGTGGTCTGCGATTTGTTCCAAATTTGCACACCGGAAATGGGCCCTGTCTCTAACGAACGCTCGCGACAAAAGGTCATCGAGACCTTCCGTGCGCTCAATAAAGACCCGGATCCCCATAAGGACTACCAGGCCGCGAAGTATCTCAAACCGAAAACCAACCTGCTGCACGACGATAAATCCGAGGGTGGCATCCCCTTCCCCACGCGAGTTTACGTCAATAACGAGATCAGCCCAACCTGCACCGCCATCGAGATCCAGGCGCTCGACCGCATCGGTCTACTGCACGACCTCTTCCTCGCCGTTGGTGAGCTCGGCCTCGCCACCGTGCACGCCCGTATTTGTACGGAAAAAGGAGCCGCGATGGACACCCTCTACGTCACTTGGCCGGATGGCTCGAAGATCGAGGAAGAAGAGAAACAGATAGAAATCGAGACCTCATTGACCGCTTTGGTAGGATAA
- the polX gene encoding DNA polymerase/3'-5' exonuclease PolX: MAISRDDIAAVLDEIALLLEIKGENPFKTRAYRNGAETVRNYDGDIVKKAAANELDGIKGIGKALQEKLHELASTGELKFHQNLRAEFPEGLFDLFGIQGLGPKKVRALYDQLGVDSIEALKTACTDGSAAGLPGFGKKSIEKLLEAIALKEQFADLFRLGDIAPIAESMLENLRQHPDSLRVEIAGSYRRSKEVLHDIDFLVATPKPAEMTEYFSQLPEVDSVIVCGSTKASVRLANGLQCDLRAVSNEQFPFALQYFSGSKEHNVALRSRALKHGWSLNEYGFTPKDKTSPAAPAVKEEADIYRILELDRIPPELRENRGEIEAAEAGEIPRLVELENLRGTFHNHTTASDGKNTLEEMAEAARDLGLQYLGIADHSKSQFQANGLYPDRLLKQVAAIQELNQSWDDFQIFTGTEVDILKDGSLDFEDDVLEQLDYSVASIHGSFQLPEKEMTARIIKAMENPHVTMIGHLTGRLLLRREGYAVDVDKVIDCAIRTGTIIELNCNPRRLDMDWRHWQRARDKGLMTSINPDAHATEQLQYLAYGIRLARKGWLRREDVLNCMTLDEVQRWLKLPKEQRMRA, from the coding sequence ATGGCTATCTCACGCGATGACATCGCTGCCGTTCTGGATGAAATCGCCTTATTGTTAGAAATTAAAGGCGAGAACCCATTCAAGACCCGAGCCTACCGCAATGGCGCGGAAACGGTGCGCAACTACGATGGCGACATCGTGAAAAAAGCGGCCGCCAACGAGCTCGATGGCATCAAGGGCATCGGCAAGGCCCTGCAGGAAAAACTCCACGAGCTCGCCAGCACCGGAGAACTCAAATTCCACCAAAACCTCCGCGCCGAGTTTCCAGAGGGGCTGTTCGATCTCTTCGGCATCCAAGGGCTGGGACCGAAAAAAGTCCGCGCCCTCTATGATCAGCTCGGCGTCGATTCCATTGAGGCCTTGAAAACCGCCTGCACCGATGGCTCCGCCGCCGGACTGCCCGGTTTTGGTAAAAAATCCATCGAGAAGCTACTCGAAGCCATCGCGCTGAAAGAGCAATTCGCCGATCTCTTCCGCCTCGGCGACATCGCACCGATCGCCGAGAGTATGTTGGAAAACCTGCGCCAGCACCCGGACAGTTTGCGAGTCGAGATCGCTGGTTCTTACCGACGGAGCAAGGAGGTGCTGCACGATATCGATTTCCTCGTCGCCACGCCCAAGCCGGCGGAGATGACCGAGTATTTCAGCCAACTGCCCGAGGTCGACTCGGTGATCGTCTGCGGCAGCACCAAGGCCTCAGTCCGACTGGCCAACGGTCTGCAGTGCGATCTGCGCGCCGTGTCCAACGAGCAATTCCCCTTTGCCCTGCAATATTTCTCAGGCAGCAAGGAGCACAACGTGGCTCTCCGCTCGCGAGCCTTGAAGCATGGTTGGTCGCTAAATGAATACGGCTTCACGCCGAAAGACAAAACCTCGCCGGCCGCCCCCGCCGTCAAGGAGGAGGCCGATATTTACCGCATCTTGGAGCTCGATCGCATCCCCCCCGAACTTCGCGAGAATCGGGGCGAAATCGAGGCCGCCGAAGCCGGAGAGATCCCCCGCCTGGTCGAGCTGGAAAACCTGCGCGGCACCTTCCACAATCACACAACCGCTTCCGACGGCAAAAACACCCTGGAGGAAATGGCCGAGGCCGCCCGCGATCTGGGATTGCAATATTTAGGCATCGCCGATCACTCGAAATCCCAGTTCCAAGCAAACGGGCTGTACCCGGATCGACTGCTCAAGCAGGTGGCCGCCATCCAGGAGCTCAACCAATCTTGGGACGACTTCCAGATTTTCACCGGCACCGAAGTAGATATCCTCAAAGACGGATCGCTTGATTTTGAAGACGATGTGTTAGAACAGTTGGACTACTCGGTGGCATCCATCCATGGCTCGTTCCAGCTGCCCGAGAAGGAAATGACGGCTCGCATCATCAAGGCGATGGAAAACCCGCACGTTACCATGATCGGTCACTTGACGGGTCGACTGCTCCTCCGCCGCGAAGGCTACGCCGTGGACGTGGACAAGGTGATCGACTGCGCCATCCGCACCGGCACCATCATCGAGCTCAACTGCAACCCACGCCGGCTCGACATGGACTGGCGTCACTGGCAACGCGCCCGCGACAAGGGTTTGATGACCTCCATCAACCCCGATGCGCATGCCACAGAACAGCTGCAATACCTCGCATATGGCATACGCCTTGCACGCAAAGGCTGGCTACGCAGAGAAGACGTGCTGAATTGCATGACACTCGATGAAGTCCAGCGCTGGCTGAAGCTTCCGAAAGAGCAACGGATGCGCGCCTGA
- the ypfJ gene encoding KPN_02809 family neutral zinc metallopeptidase, which produces MRWKGRKQSSNVEDRRGTTVRGGGGGPVAGGAIGSLLFALFRRGSGKTKLILIVGVIAACFMFKINPISLFMSTPGGGSSQVVSQKDYQPTAAEQEMFEYLKTLKGDNETIWAKIMAAEGLTYRPAKMVVYTQRTSTPGGIADAQMGPFYLPANETIYIDPSFFSELEQRFKAKGDFAQAYVIAHEVGHHIQKLLGLTDKVHGQQGRISKTEYNRLSVRLELQADFLAGVFAHHGQEKFNFLENGDIEEAMRCAEAIGDDRIQQHSHGHVQPDLFTHGTSEQRKRWFMRGYQSGRIRDGNTFDVPYNEL; this is translated from the coding sequence ATGCGCTGGAAAGGGAGAAAACAAAGTTCAAACGTCGAGGATCGGCGAGGCACTACAGTCCGCGGCGGCGGTGGTGGCCCGGTCGCTGGAGGAGCCATCGGCAGCCTATTGTTCGCCTTATTCCGGCGTGGCAGCGGCAAGACCAAGCTAATTTTAATCGTCGGTGTGATCGCTGCCTGTTTCATGTTCAAAATCAACCCCATCAGCTTGTTCATGTCCACTCCGGGAGGTGGCAGCAGTCAGGTGGTGAGCCAGAAAGACTACCAACCGACCGCCGCCGAACAAGAGATGTTCGAGTATCTCAAGACGCTCAAAGGGGACAACGAAACGATCTGGGCCAAGATCATGGCCGCCGAGGGGCTGACCTACCGACCCGCCAAGATGGTGGTTTATACCCAGCGCACTTCCACCCCCGGTGGCATAGCGGACGCTCAGATGGGCCCCTTCTACCTACCTGCCAACGAAACCATCTACATCGATCCCTCATTCTTTAGTGAGCTGGAACAACGTTTCAAAGCGAAAGGTGACTTCGCTCAGGCCTACGTAATTGCCCATGAAGTCGGCCACCACATTCAGAAGCTTCTTGGCCTGACCGATAAAGTGCACGGCCAACAGGGGCGTATTTCCAAGACCGAATACAATCGGCTCTCAGTGCGACTGGAGCTGCAGGCAGACTTCCTCGCCGGCGTTTTCGCCCATCATGGGCAGGAGAAATTCAACTTTCTGGAAAATGGCGACATCGAGGAGGCCATGCGCTGCGCCGAAGCTATCGGTGACGACCGCATCCAGCAGCACAGTCACGGCCACGTGCAGCCGGACCTCTTCACCCACGGCACCTCGGAGCAGCGCAAACGCTGGTTCATGCGTGGCTATCAAAGTGGCCGCATCCGCGATGGAAACACCTTCGACGTGCCCTACAACGAGCTCTAA